Below is a window of Calonectris borealis chromosome 25, bCalBor7.hap1.2, whole genome shotgun sequence DNA.
ACTGTGACTTTCGGAAGACGGGCCTCTTCTCCCAGGTGGCCAACATCGGTCCCAGAGAGACCAGCGAGGTGAACTCCAGGGGCAGAGACTACCTGACTGTCCTAAAGGAAACCTGGAAGCAGCACACTCGACAGATGTACGGCATGGAGGCCATGCCCACTCACgcctgctgcctctccccagaTCTCATCCGCAATGAGGTGGAATACCTGAAAATGGACTTTAACTGGCGGATGAAAGAGGTGCTGGTGAGCTCCATGCTCAGTGCCTACTACGTGGCCTTTGTGCCGGTCTGGTTTGTGAAGGTGAGCGAGGACCACCTCTGCCCTTGCAGACGCCGCTTCTCCAGGCGTGGGACTGGCTGGGGAGGGTTGCGGGGAGGTGGACACTGGGTTATGGAGGAGGTCTGGTTCTCGCTTCTTGCTTAACTGGAACATGGGAGAGGTGAGTCAGAGGGCTGGTTGATGAGCACAGGCGGCTGTATCAAACCCATTTAGAGAGGCCTTGTGGAAAGTAAGAAGCAAAACCATCTAGGTTTAGCTTTGCTTAAACTCCAGATAACAGAGGACAATATTGTCCTGGTAAAGCGCGTTCTAACTGTTGGTGAGAGTGTGCATCCATCTGTTGGGGAGCGCGGTCTCCCTCCTGTCTCCCCGTGAAGCTAGGAGGACTCCAGGCCGACCATTCCTTCGCACACCGACCTTCTGTGAGGACAGAGCTCCAGGACAAGGGGATTGACTTTAATAAGGGAGGCAGTATGAAGGAGGATGGACCTTTTTAGGATTCTTAGCCGGTTTATTTAAGTTACTAATATGTTGTACAATGAGACAAATCTCTTGTAGTAAATCTGTCAGACCTCGGGGATGAGTCCCCTTCCCCAGAGGGGCTGGTGCTCCCACCCATCGTCAGCTGAGCTAGGGGAGCGTTGGAACTATCTCCCTGTTTTTGGTGATGGGTGATGATAGCATAAATGTTTCGCTGTGGTGTGTTCGGGAGTTGTTGTACAGCAGCCATCCTATGTGGGCGCTTCTTTTTCAAGCAGGATTAATAGCTACGTGAAAAGCCCTCGTTTTACCTCCCTGAGTGCTTTGTGTTTTGATGGCTTTGTTAGGTGAGGCTGTCCAAACACGTTGTCACACATTCTTCTTGTCCCCCCGCAGAACACTCAGTACTACGACAAACGCTGGTCGTGTGAGCTCTTCCTTCTGGTCTCCATCAGCACGTCTGTGATCCTGATGCAGTACCTCTTACCCGCGCGCTACTGTGACCTGCTCCATAAAGCCGCAGCGCACCTGGGCTGCTGGCAGAAGGTCGATCCGGCCCTCTGCTCCAACGTGCTACAGCATCAGTAAGGAACTCTCTCCTGGGGCGGGGGCTGGAGATTGCTCTTAGCTGGCATGCCTGCTGGCGTGAACAGAGGCTGGGTGGGGAGCTCAGCTTTCCagccacctctcctcctcctcttgttccttaaaaaaacaagagaaagaaaaatgaaagcagagttGTCGGCTGACACATCCGACAGCGTACAGACACTATTTGTGCTGTCCACTTCCAAGCGCAGCAAGCAGATCTGATTTTTGGCGAGATGCCTGCTGCTTCTGGCCCCAGGTAACCGCCGTTTGTCACTGCCGTAGATAGTTACGTGCCTCGTGGGCCAAACTGCCCTCACAAATGGCAGCTTACTACTGTGGCCAACGCTGCGGAAGCAGCTCCTGCGTTATCCTGGCTGATGGTGGGAAGGCAGCAGACCCCCCTTCAGCTGCGGAGGTAGAAATAAGAGCTCTCGGCTTGTTTCCTGCAGGTGGACGGAGGAGTGCATGTGGCCGCAGGGAGTGTTAGTGAAACACAGCAAGAACGTGTACAAAGCTGTGGGTCATTACAACGTGGCGGTGCCCTCAGACGTCTCGCACTTCCGCTTTCACGTAAGATCACGTCTCCTTTCTGGGGACGGAGGTGGAGCGCTCGGCGGGGTCACAGTCCCCTTGTCCTGAACCTCAGACCGCCTGGGCTGGCTCTCCGAGCAGGAGAGCTGCCGGCGGGGCGTGCCGGGGCGGTGGAACGAGCGGGGTCCGGTGCAGGGTTTCACGTTAGTCCCGCGTCTCCCATCCGTGCTGCCAGAAGGTGACTGGCCTGTGCAAACCGGGGCTCTCTCCGGAGCCGTTCATGGGTAAATGTTGTGCCTCCAGAGGGGAATCCCAGAGGAATCCTCACCGGCCTCTGCCTCACGCGTCCTGTCGAAAACGCATCCCCAAGGGTCTGACCTCGGTGCCTTATTGTGGTCTCTCCTACAGTTCTTTTTCAGCAAACCGCTGAGAATCCTCAACATCCTGATTCTGCTGGAAGGAGCCGTCATCTTCTACCAGCTTTACTCGCTGATTTCTTCAGAGAAGTGGCACCAGACTATCTCGCTGGCTCTGATCCTCTTCAGCAATTACTACGCCTTCTTCAAGCTGCTGCGTGACCGTCTGGTGCTGGGCAAAGCCTACTCATATTCTGCCAGCAGAGACTCAGAGCAGaagttaaattaaaacaattgcaCTGATGCTCGGCttattacaaaacaaacaaaacaagaaaccctcagagctttgtatttttgttaccactgctttttttctttgataactgatgtaattaaaaggaaaaaacatatttttttactCCCAACagttgtttgtgtgtttgttgtCTGCTAAAATCCCCCGAGAAGGCCTCCTCCTGTTTCTATTTGAGAGGAATGATTTATTAACAACGGTGCTTAGTTTTGAGAGGTGCAAATACTGCTGCTTCTGCCGGAGTCGGAGCTCCAGCTGGCACTGTGTGGGAAGATGAGAGTTACAGGTGTGTTAGAGCTCACAGCTTCAGTCGGAGTCCCTTTAAAAGGGGGTGAGCCCTGATCCTCTCCTTTCCGGGGACCCCGCAGGGCCTCCTGCAGCACCCCCTGATGCTCCGTGGCCGTAGGAGGAGGCTGCGTTGTCTCACTACAAGGGTTTTTAAATCGCTGCGCCAGAACTGCTGCAACCCCTCGCTCGCAGCCCGCCCAGGTGATGGTTGAGGTCCGCAGCGGTGCGGGGGGACCCGCCGTGGACGGGGGAGCTCGAGTGGGAGCTCGGGGTCCTCCGGCTGCTCCCGCTCGGCCTTTCCGGGAGTGGGTTGGGTGTTCCCCGCCCCTCCTGCCCAACCTGCCCGTCAggtctgcccagggctggggcccGGGAGGGTGAGCGGGGTGACATCAccggggcgaggaggaggaagaggaggaggggaggaggaaggggcgcAGCTCTGCACCCGGCTGACTCGGGGCTGGGGCCGCGGGGCCGTCCCAgagccgccgccggccctgcTGCCGGGGGCACGGGCTGTGCCCGCCGCTGTGGCCGGGTCCAGGCTCGGGCCCCTGCCCGCGGCGAGGCTCCCCGCCGCCGGTGCCGCGTCCGGCCTTTGTTCCGatcgggccccgccgccgccagggggcgcccggGGCGCGCGCggtcccgctcccgctcccggtcccgctcccgctcccgctcccgctcccggtcCCGCTCCCGGTCCAGCCCCGGCGCGTCCCGGCAGCGCCGCCGGTCTCCGTGCCACCGGAGCCCCATCCGCCCCGGGGAGATTATTACGAATGAAACCGGAGATCGAACACCGGACCGGTGCTGGCGGGCCCCGGGGACCGGGACTGGAGCCTGCAGCGCTCCGGGCCGGTAGCAGCATCGTCCCGGGGCACCGGCTGGGGATAGATGCCAAACCCAGAGACAGCACCGAGGTGGCCCCGAACAGCGAGGTGCCTCTGGGCATGGCACCGGGCCCGCACTGCCAGCCCGGAGCACCCGACCCCACGGCAAACCGTCACCCCCACCCTCGGTGGGGACACGGCGGGGCCAGCACCCGGCGGTTGGGGACACCACGGGTCAAAGGTCACCGGGAGCAAAGCCACCGCCGCCACTCGCCTGTTTGCTATCAGCCACTGTGTGTCGGCAGGGCGAAGGGCACggcgaggaagaggaagaaggagcaggaaaaacgagggccggggctggcagggagccctgccaggctggggtGCAGCTGAGCCCCACGGGCCCttgcccccgcgcagcccccgcacCCACGACCAGCGCTGGGGCAGCCCCGCGTCGGCagcgcggggggacggggacggggctgAGCCTCCTGCCCACGCACGGGGAAGCCGACGGCCAAGGTGCTTCGCTGGCTCACGGCGTGGGAAGGCTGCAAGAAGCCCCCCGAGGATCCCCGGCAGgtcctgcggggctggggggggatggagaggcccccccagcctggcccctggcTCTTGTATCGCCCAGCCAGGGCCAGATCAATCTCTGGACGGGATTGCTAATtgggacggggcggggggtgaTGTCGGGGCGCCGTGGCGGGTGTGCCTgtgccccggccccctccccaccGCGGCAGGAGGAAACGGCCGTGTCCAGCCTTTCCCGAGGATGAGGATTTCCTTCCTCCCATTGAGCAGGGACCCTGAGGTTAGCACGCAGCCGCGGGGCGCTCGGCCCGCAGGATGGGGGGGCCGGCTGGGAGGTGGGGGGCCAGAGACCCCCCCAATacacagggtgccctgggtgcAGCTCCCGGCAGgacccccctttcctcccccctcccctgggaTGCCGTGCAGCCGCACAGGCAAGAGGGGGGCAGCTGCCCGCAGGGCCGAGGGAGCCGGCTTGGAGGGGGGCTCGGGATGGAGACTTGTGGCCAtttccttctgtccctccccACGGCTTCGTCCCCTCCGCTTTGCTCAGCCTGAGTGCGCCGCAGATATTTTTGGGGCAAGAAGAAGCCGGGCGGAGCAGGCAGCCCTGGGGCAACAGAACTCGTCCCCCTGCAGGGTGgcccagcctgggctggctgAACTGCAGCCACCTTGGCTGCAATTTTTGGGCTCCCAGCAATGCCAGGAGGGCTTGGGGGTCCCCTCAGGTCCAGCGACGTGACCCTCAGTGCTGGCTGACTCCAGGCAGagcctcccagccccgctgggtGCCTGCGCCCCACTGCACCCCTGACCCCCTCCTCCTTGCAGGGACCTGGCCCGGACATGGAGGTTACTGGATTCCCAGAAAAGGCTCgtcctgcagctgggaagggcTGTCATGGGGAGCAGGGGACACTTGAATTCATTTTCCTTGAATCGTCTGACACTGACTGCGCAGGGGCTTTCCCGGGGGCCCCAGGGGAGATCCCGGGTGGGAATTCCCCTGGGAGCAGCCGGGCGTTCCTCGGAGGTGGCTTCACTGGGGACTCAGCTGCCTTGGTGACCCCAGACCCAAAGGGTGCCCGGCCCACGGGCAGCGCTGCGCCCCGGGGGTCCTGGCCTGGCCGGGCTCCATCTGCCGCCCTCCCCACGCCCGCTAATCCCGGGATCAGCAGCCAGATGCCAGGCGCAGGTTTGCTGCAGGTGATGAGTATCCCTCGGGGAGGAAGTTACGGACATCAAAGTGCAGGCAATTATGGCTAATCCCACACCTGTGCCTAACGAGCTCAGCAGCCGTCCTGCCTGCGCCAAGTGGGAGCGGGCAGCTGCCGGGGAGAAGCCCGAGCCAGGTACAGGGAGCCCGTGTGTGCTGGGGACCCATCTGGGGTGCCCCCAAGCACAGGACCCTGGGATAACGGCTGTGTTGGTGGGTCATGGAGCAAAAAGCCAGGGAGAAATGCCTCCCATGGGGCTCGGCACTGAGGGGGCACGGCGGAGCCCTCCCTCATGCAGACTCGAAATGGGGCATGGGCGCTGGGGACGAGCTTCGGCTTCCCGCTGCCCGCCGGGAATCCCCCCCGCCACTTCCCAGCGGACACAGCTGATGGGAAATGGCTGTTTTCCCCGAAGAGCCCGTGCCAACATTCCTGGGAGGCCACATCTGCCGCCCGCATCCCCGTCCCCAGGACCCCCGTCCAGCCGGTTCCCGGCAGGTCCCACCCCAGCTCGGCGCAGATGGAGGACGGATGCTGCAGAGCGCTGCAGGCTGCGGCTGCTCAgcacggggctgccggcagcccccaACCCACAAACCTGCCCCACACGCACCCTGCTGAGCCTCTGCCCCAGCGTGACGAGGGACAGAAACACCCAAACCTGCAAATGCCTGTTTTCTCCTGCGATGCAGCAGGCGAAGCCGCTGCCGCCTTCCAGCACCGACGCAGAGATGGTGTCGGTGCCCCTCGGGACACCAATGCTGCGGTCACGGGGGGTCCCGGGTTGCTGGGTGACCCTGCAGCACTGATACCCCGCTGGGGGCCTGACAGacacccccccagctcctccttaTCCCCCCAAAAGCACCAGCCTGGCTGGTGCAGTGCCAAATCCAGCAGCTGCTGATGTGGGGACCAGGGcaagggggtggggtgggacaggAGCACCCCACGAAGTCAAAGGTCCCCAGCCTGCGCACGCAATGCATGCAGGTAATCCCAGCTGGGCTGTGTCGTCCTTTATCTGGAGGCCGGTAGCTTTAATTCTTCCTTAATAATCATTTACGCCATTAATAAAGCCAAATCCCTAAAGTGGCTAATTAAGGGTTCGTTCGCCCGCTGCCATCTCACGCCGCAGCAGGTTTTGTGTGAGATCAATGGGGGGAGAAAATCACAGGGGGGTGGTGGGAGCATCCTCCCAGTGCCTGTTTCACAGCATCCCTGCTCCGCCGGGATGGGGGCTGGCAGCCGGGGACCCCTGAGCAGCACCCCAGGCCCCCTCACCCCCAGACCCGTGGGGTCTCCGTGGGGCCTGGGCACCCAAATCCAGGAGATGCCGAGCTGAGCCAAGCCGGCCACCGCTGCCCCCACCGCTGCCTGACCTTGCCCGGGGCTCACCTGGCCAAAACCGGGGCAGGACACGGCCCACGAGGCCCCGTCCCGAGCCAGTGAGACCTGCCGTAATTGGCAGCCCTGAATTAGCATATGCACATCCTCATTAgcaattacacacacacacgccctcATTTTCTCATCTGAACAAGTCCACAGTGGTGAGCCGGGGTGAGCAAGCGTGGGGCTGGACCCCGAGCCGCCCAGCCTCTCCCCGTCCTCTGCTCATCACCCGAGACCGCTAAACTCATTGCACTTGTGCAACGGAGCACAGACAATGCCCGCAGCACCCACGGCCCCGCCGCACCGCTGCTTGGTCCCTGCGGGGAGCAGATGGCGACTTGCAGCACTACAATGCACGCAGCAGCGCGGGGGCCAGATGGGAGCAGAGCCGTCCCGTCGTCCCCCCCTCTGCTTCCGCTGCCATTTTACCCAACCGGCTCCAACAGCGGCTATAAATATTTAACAGTTCcatcctctgctctgctgtcaaACCGACAGCCGGAGGGACGGCAGCTCCCACCGCTCCAGCCCGCTTTGCACGGCACTGGGGGCCGCTGGGCTGAGACCCCCCGTCGTGGGCACGGCCAAGGGCACGTCACCTCCCTGCAGCATCGCTCTGGGTCTGAGCTAAATAAccccagggagctgggctgggaacgCTTGAGGACTGAAAGGTGGAGAACGGAGACTTTGGAGGACGCGGGGACgtttcccaagagctggggatgagggggaagcagggagagCCAGGCAGGTCGCCCACCTCCCGGGTGGGTGTCAGGCTCTGCGGTGGCCCCATCCTGGGCACTGCGCAGGCTGAGCACCCCTGAGCCCTTTTGGAGGTCCGAGGGGCAATAAgtacccccaaacccacccctaCGCCCCCGGGGGACCCGGCTCCTTGGTCAGTCCCCAGCCAGGAGCCCCgtgggcagcagcaccagcccacCGACCACCGTGGGGGGGTCCTGGACGTGCCGGGTTGAGTGTCGCCGGCCGGCAGCGGAGCAGAGCCGGTTGCAGGATCTCCCATGCTGCGGCACGAGGCTGCGAGTCCCGGCATGCGGCTGCTGCAGGGCACGTCGCGACATGCAGCCCTGAGAGCGGCAGAGAGGCGTTTGCAGCCGAGGGCTCGCCCAGGAAGGGTCCCTGTCCCGGCACCGAGGGAGTTTTGGTCCCGCTGCGGGCATGGCGAGCACGGCCGGTGCCCTGCTCGCAGCACCCGGGCACGGCCTCGGGGTCCCCGTGGGACACACGTgcaccggggcagcccctcaCCGGGGCCGGGCTTcctcccgccgccaccgccgcggcCCCGAGCCTTTCCGCCGCTCTTCCGCCGACCCCGGGGCCGCCGGCTGCcttcctgccccggccccgcgctgccgccccgTTTCCTGCCCGCTGGCGCTGGGGCTGCCGCGGCcgctctgcctcctccccggccccgcgTCCGCCCCACGCACACCCCTGTTTCCATGCTCCGAGCGTTCCCAGCTTTCCCCGCCGTGCCAGCACCGTCCGTCCTCCCTGTGCTTCTTTCCAACCCTCGGACGGGGGGACCTGGCCCCGCCGTAATGTCCCCAACAGCACCCCGGGACCCTGCACCCTCCTCGGGGGCTCCGGTCCCCAGCCTCCGTGCCGGCCCCAGCCCCGACGCCGCTGCGGGAGCGACCCGTTTCAGGGGGTCTGCGTTTCACCAGCCGTTTTCTTCCAGCTCAGTGATAAAGGTATCGAACGGAGCAAGTCTCCCTCGGGCTCGCACCCGGGGAGCAGCAATTCCCCGATCACAATCACTTTTGGGGATCTACCACTGACCTAGTTTTTAATCCACTGCGCACGGGCGGCGGGGATTGCTGGTGAGGCTGCCCTTTGGCCGGCGGGAACGAGCCAGAGCTTTCCAGGAGCATCGATAGCCCCAGTGCAAAGCCCCCGCCGCCTTGTTTTTGGGAGACAAGGGTCCCGCAGGCAGCTCgccggggctggccctgctgctgagGTCAGGCCGTTCCCACGCTGAGCCCCAGGGTCTCCCCCAAACCGGTCGGGCGTGCAGAGCCGTGACTCAGCCCCCAAGTCAGCCGGCGGGGAGCAGCGTGCACCGgcaggcccggggggggggccggcggaGGACATGGGGTGCGGCGGCAGGACGGGACCTGCGCGGGGGCCCCCGCTTCCCGGGCAGCTACGCCGGAGCCCTTAGCAAAGAGGGAAGCgagaaatttccttttccttcctcctgcagAGGTGCAGAGCGGGTGTTACTGTGCTGGGGTgacctccccctgcaccccgctcccTAAAGCAGCCCGTCATTGTCCcccacccccggcaccccgcagGGTGAGGACTGGGAAGGGCTCCTTATCTCCCTTCCCGGCTGATGCAAGGTTTGCTCATCGCTGCTGCTCCCCGGGGCCACCCTGCTGTAGGGCAGGTGACGCTGGCGGTGTCACCTCCCCTTCCAGATTCAACCCTCCctgcagggatggagcagggatgatGCCACCGTCCCTCCGTGAGCCATACACACGTTTCACCCCCCCAACCCTGGCATcgctccctgccccacggctgctcAGCCGAGACCACCGGGGTtttccccccggccccggcgcctccgtcccccccggggggggttCACCGCACGCTGGGTGTTGGAAGCAGGCTGTCACCAGCCCTCTGCACCAGCCAGGAATAAGTGGATTAGGAACCAATATCTCGTTATCGCTGCTAGCAGCCTCGGCGAGGGCcgtgggatggggactgggatggggactgggatggggacactcCCAGTGGGGGGGATCAGGGGTGGCCGGTGGCTGGCGTGGGGCAGAGTGTGGCCACGGTGCTTCGACAGTGAGGGCTCGGCTGCCTGCTGTTCCCAGCGATGTGGTATCCGGGCTCTAATGAGCCGGGACGGTTAATTAGTCAGTGTCAATTTATGTTAATTAGTCAGAGGAGTCAAGAGACTGATTCCTCTGCCACCTGGCATGTGCGTGGGTGCACGTGTGTGGGTGCACGCGCCtgggtgcacgtgtgtgtgcaaaGGTGTGTGCACACCTGGGTGCATGCATGGGTGCGTGCACATAGATACGTGCCTgggtgtgtgcatgggtgtgtgcAAGCGCAAGGCCACCTGTGCACACGTGCTCCCGTGAACACATGCACCCATACCCCCATGCACACGCACACCCACGCACCCATGCACCCGTGCACCcacgcacacgtgcacacgcaGCTCTGGAAAGCCAAGCTCACGCCAACGCCGCGGCTCGGGGAGCTGCCGTTCGGGCGGGTGACGAGGGACAGGACGGCCACGTCCCCGGGGCAGGACAGGGTGGGCACGGCCCCGGCGAGCCGCGGCAGGCAGCGTGGGCTCGGCCACGGGTAGCGACGGGATGAGTGATGCGAAGTTTCCTGCGGGTGATTCATGCGCTTCCTCGACTTTGCTGCCATACGAGCAAGGGCTGAGACCCCAGAGGAAGCCGCAGGGATTTCCAAAAGGGCTCAGAAAAACTCCCCCCCACCACCGCCCGCTGtgatttccttcttcctcctgggtCGAAACGCAGCCGTTCTGGGGGCGAAGCAGCACGCGGAGCCAGGCCGGGAAGCCCCCGGCgatgggagcagagctgggctctgctgcaagGAGCGAAGAGGATGGGAAACACGGCATGGCCGGatccagccaggcagcccctctCCGGGCTGGGGAGCTGAGCAGGGGATGAAGCTGCTCCGTCTCACGATGCACTGCGGTTTATTCGACCCAGGCTAACGGGCTTCGCAGGCTTGGGCTGCTGTAggcttctgggttttgtttctccttCTTAAAACAGGATTGcaaccacaaaaaaaaggcaaaaccctaATCCTGCAAATCCTCTGCTGCTCCCGCCGAAGGCCTCGGTGTGCAGCACGGGCTGGATGTGCCCGTCCCCCCGAGGTGCCCGCGATGGGACGCTGGGGCCAGACactgccccagggctgctgggggctcAAGCCCAGAGCAGCTAAAAATACCCCCGTATCTTTACCGCGCCAGCCGAGGTGTTGCAGCCACCAAATCAGCTATGCAAACGAGACCGAAATTAGATCAGCCGCATGCGAGAGAAATCCGTTAACCCCTGCCAGGGTGGTGGGAACACGTCCCACGGTGGGCACCAGCACCCCCGGGGTGGGAATGCCACCAAGCGCAGGGTCCGTGCCCCCACGGCGGGGCTGAGCCGCcgtccccccgctgcccccggctccCCGGCTCGCAGCCATCTGGCCGGGGCGTATTAAAGGCATGGAAGAGCTGGAGAGAAACGAGGTCAGGGCTGTGATGGCAGCCAGGGGACGGGGCGAGCCTGCACCCACCTCGCCTTCCCCAGCAGCGGGACCCTGCCACCCCACTCGTGTCTCCAGTGGGACCCGGTTGTGGCACCAGCCAGAGCAGGGACGGCTCTTTGGGGTGCCCTTGGAGCCCCAACGGGAGCCCGAAGCAAGCCCCGACCGCGGCAGCTGGCTCCTGGGTGCAGCGGGGGGACGTGCTGGTGGACTTTGCACCACCGCGGCGTTACCGCAGCCCGGCGGCACCGGCAGAGCTGAGCAGAAGGGCTGCACCGTGCCTGGGTGCCTCCCGGGAAACCTGCCCGTGCCGCAGGCATGCAGCCCCTCGCCGGGGCTGGGGACGCGCGGGGCATCAGACAGCACCAGCAAAGGGAGAGCGAAGCCCCCACCCACCTCCAGACACCCCGAAATCTG
It encodes the following:
- the TMEM39B gene encoding transmembrane protein 39B produces the protein MAGGRRGPNRTSYCRNPLCEPGAAGGSGHSTSSSVTGVRSRTRSGSGTGLSSPPLATQTVVPLRHCKIPELPVERSVLFELQLFFCHLVALFVHYINIYKTVWWYPPSHPPSHTSLNFHLIDFNVLTVTTIVLARRLIGAIVKEASQSGKVSLPRSIFLVITRFAVLTGTGWSLCRSIIHLFRTYSFLNLLFLCYPFGMYIPFLQLNCDFRKTGLFSQVANIGPRETSEVNSRGRDYLTVLKETWKQHTRQMYGMEAMPTHACCLSPDLIRNEVEYLKMDFNWRMKEVLVSSMLSAYYVAFVPVWFVKNTQYYDKRWSCELFLLVSISTSVILMQYLLPARYCDLLHKAAAHLGCWQKVDPALCSNVLQHQWTEECMWPQGVLVKHSKNVYKAVGHYNVAVPSDVSHFRFHFFFSKPLRILNILILLEGAVIFYQLYSLISSEKWHQTISLALILFSNYYAFFKLLRDRLVLGKAYSYSASRDSEQKLN